In the genome of Abyssalbus ytuae, the window TATATTAAATACTATTTTAAAGGGTCGTATGTTTCCTTGGGTAAAATACCTGTACAGGACACTCCTTTACTTAATAAAAGTGATGGCAGAATGATGCCTTTTTCTTTTGAAGGAATTTGGGGCCGTTTTAATATAAATAAAACTCAGCGTTTAAATATAAGCTGGTTATACAAAGTATCTCCCCGCTCTACTACCGAATGGTTTAAACTAAAAGAAGCATTGGGGATTTTTTCCAACGGATATCAACCCGATGGCGAACCTGCAGATTATCAGGGAAGATTAAATTCTAAAGGTATTGCTATTATTACGTATGAAACTAAATTCAATAATTTATATTTTGGTTTATTTAACTGGTATATTGATAAAGTAATTAATACGACCTGGTTTGAAACCGTTTATAATTTGAGCAGGGAAGTAAGTGTGGGTTTGCAGTATACCTGTCAGTTGCCCGATAATTATCAAAGTAAATTAAGTTTCCGGGAAAGATATGTACAACCCGGGGAAAACGGACAGGTTTTAAGTTCAAAAATTTCCTATAAAAAAGATAATTTAAATATAAAAGTAGCTTACACCCATGCTTTTAACTCCGGCAGATTTCTTTTTCCGCGTGAATTAGGACGAGACAGGTTTTACACCTCTATTTCGAGGTCAAGGCTCGAAGGGTTTGGAAGCACACAAGTAGTAACACTCTCCGGTAGTTATGATTTTAATTTAAAAGGTTTCAAAGCAGGTGTAGAATACACAAGGTTATTTAACCCGGAAATCAACAATTTTCAATTTAATAAGTATAATCTGGATGAATACCATCAGTTTAATGTGCGTTTACATTATCAACCCAATGGTTTTTTTGAAGGATTAAAGTTTGATGTATTATATGTTTTTAAAGAAAATATTAATAATACATCTCCCGATGTAATTTTTAATAAAAGTAATTATCATCAAATAAATTTTGTAACGAATTTTAATTTTTAGAAATATGAAAGGCATTATATATTTAGTAGTAGGTATTTTATTTGGTACTATTATGTTTAAATCTGAAGCGGCTTCATGGTTCAGGATTTACGAAATGTTTCAATTTGATTCATTTCATATGTATGGAATCATAGGTTCTGCCCTTGTAGTAGGAATAATAGGGGTTCAAATTATAAAAAGATTTAAGCTGAAATCTTTTAACGGAGAAGAAATTGTGATACCTCCAAAAGATAAAAGTATTAGCAGATATTTATTCGGTGGGATAATTTTCGGATTTGGATGGGCACTGGCGGGAGCTTGCCCCGGCCCGATGTTTACTCTGCTGGGAGCCGGATATTTTCCAATTATAATAGTAATAATATCAGCAATTTTCGGAACATTCATGTATGGTGTTCTTCGGGATAAATTACCACATTAAGATAAGGAGGTCTAAAAAGAATATATTTAACGATTTGCCATATTGAGCGACAACCTGTGGGACAGACAGGCAGTCTAATACACTTAAAATGACAGAAAAAATTACTTTTTAGACCTCTTTTATTTTTTCTTATTCAAAAACCTTCCTCTTAAAAGCCAGGCAAATAAAGATTATTACTGTTTTTTCCAAATTGTTTAGGCTATATTTCCTTTATCATTTTTCTGCATATCAAACTTCATAATCCTTATTTTCATAATGATTTAGTTATAAAATTATAATGATAAGATAATTAAAAGAAGGAGAGGGGTTAGAATTTCTTTGATTTAATTTACCGAAGGATAAAATTTTGTTGTTTATATGAATAAAGGCTTTTTTTACAGTTACTTATGTTTTTTTACTTAACGGAATGCTACTGAAATAACTTATAAAAAAGGAGATGGCTAAACACCTTTACACATAAGTTGCTCGAAAAAAATGAGAAGATAATTTATCATTAATTTAACAAAACTCACAGAATGTATCATGAAAAAAAGCGTTTTAACCCTAACCGTAATAATAATTTTCTTGTGTGTGACAACAGGCAATGCACAAAAAAATAAATCACCAAAAATAGTGCTTATAACAATGGATGGTTTTCGTTGGCAGGAATTTTACACAGGGGCAGATCCTTTATTAATAACCAATAAAGAATTTGTAGAAGATACTACGTTCTTAAAAACCCGGTTTTGGAGAGATAATGAAAAAGAAAGAAGAGAAGCACTGATGCCGTTTTTGTGGAAAGAAGCTATACACAGAGGACAGTTTCATGGCAACAGGAAGGAAAACAGCAGGGTGAATTTAACCAACAATATGTGGTTTTCATATCCCGGATATAACGAAATATTATCGGGAAAAGCTGATGATAAAAGAATAAACAGTAATGATAAAATTGATAATCCTAATGTGACGGTGCTGGAAATAATTAACAATAAACCGGCTTATAAAGGCAAAGTAGCTGCATTTGGCAGTTGGGATGTTTTTCCGTACATAATAAATGAAAACCGTTCTGGTGTGCCTGTTAATGCAGGATTTGAAACGGCTACCGGTGATTTATCCGAAAGAGAAGAATTTTTAAATGAATTGCAGGAACAAATACCAAGCCCATGGGGGAGTGTGAGGTTAGATGCCTTTACACACCATTATGCACTGGAATACATAAAAAAAAATCATCCGGAAGTTGTATATATAGCTTATGGCGAAACGGATGATTTTGCTCACGACGGTGATTACCAGGCCTATTTAAAATCGGCTCATACTACTGACTCAATGATAAAGGAACTGTGGGAGTTTACTCAAAACGATGATTTTTATAAGGATAATACTATTTTTTTAATCTCAACAGACCATGGACGTGGAACTGAACCCTTAGAGACATGGAAACACCACGGGACAAAAATTAAAAATGCCGGAGAGGTATGGTTTATCACCTTCGGGCATAACATAAAGGTGAAGGGAGAAGTAAAAGATGATGAACAATTATATAGTAATCAGTTTGCGCCAACCATTTTACAATTACTTGGTATGAAAGTGGATAAATCTATGATAGAAGGAAGGCCGCTTAATATATATGAATAATATAAATTTCCATTTATAGTTTTATTTGAATTAGCTAAAGAAGAGACCGCTTAATAGTTTTAGGCGGTCTTTTTAATGTTACAAAAAAGGGTAGTGTTCATAAACTATGTCATTTTTAATAATTGCCTCAAATAGTAAAAGGTTTGGTAACTTTTGTCTATGGACCGCTCCCTGCAGCTCTGCGAGACGGTTTTGTCATGTGTTTTTTTGTTCCTGCAGCCTGCGAGACGGTTTTGTCACGTGTTTTTTTGTTCCTGCAGCCTGCGAGGCGGTTTTGTCAGGTGTAGATTTGTTCCTGCAGCCTGCGAGACGGTTTCGACAGTTAAAGAGACGGTTTAAAAAATCATGTTAATTAAAAAAGAGGCTGCTTTTAAGGCAGCCTCTTTGAATTAAAGATAACCATTAGAATTATTTACACAAATTTAACCTTACACGCTGCATTTGCCAATCCATTAAAATACAAGTTGGAAAACAATTTCCGCTACAGACAAGGCGGGGCCTTGTGCATAGTCTGTATTTGTATAGGCAGCCTGCAATTTTAAATTGTTATTGTCAAAGTACTTAGTTAAACCAATGGTATAACTATTGGCATCCGGTAAGAGAGATTCGCTGTAGTCTTCAAACTCAGGAGTAGTATTTTCATACCTGAAATCAAAGCTAAACCCGGAGCGGGTTACATAGCCGGCCTGAAGGCTGTAACTATCTCCCAGGTACAAATATTCACTTATTTGTTGAGGTGCCAGTACTTGTGTAGCTTCAGCATCTAAAAACGGAGTTCCCAGGTTGGTTGCACTGCTGTTGGCATATTCTGCTAAAAATGAGAAACCGTTATATTTAAATAGTAGATCAGTAAAAAATTGAGAATAATCGGGTAGATTATTTTCTCCGTTACTTTTGTAGAAAAGAAAATCGCCATGTCCTTCGCCCTTGGCATTGCTCACACCGCCGTTTTTGCTTACTGCTGCTCCCACCAGAATTTTCGGGGTTTCTTCATGAGCCAGGTCGGCCGTGTATAAATCATTTCCGTTAGTAAAATATCCCAGCGGATAAAGGTCCAGTCGGGCTCCTATTTTTACACCTCCCAGGTCAGAATCCCTGGAGTCGGTACCAAATGAATTTCTTCCGTCACCCGAGGTTAAGGCAATACTTGGTGCGATACCAAAATTGGTTCCGAATTTTGTTTCTATAAATACCCCGAATTCACGGCCGGTGTTACTGTACAACTGGCTTAGCATACTACGGTCTGTAAACTGTAATTTATCTTCCCTGTAAATCATTTCGCGGTTATTGAGGAAGCTTTGTTTTTGTCCTCCGTAAATGGTTAACCACGAATAAGGATGATAGGCAATCCAGGCATCTAAAAGAGGCTGGGCAAGGCTAAAATCGGTTTGCACCAAAAAGCTTACTTTTTCATTTACCGCTTTACCGCTTAAGGTGAAGTAAGTACGCTTGGCATTGAATTCATATTCTTCATCACTTCCTTCTAATTTTTCGTAGTTTACGGAAGGTTGAATAAATCCGCCTATATTAAACTGATAGGCTCCTTCATTGAAGGAAAAATTTAATCCTTCTCCCAGTTTAAAATCGGCATTGTTTTTTTTGTTATTTTCTTGTGCATGTAAGATACTTATGCTGAAAAATATGATAAGGCATAATAACTTTTTCATAATTGATTTCATATTAATTCTTTTTAGATAATCTGTATATGGGTAATTCTTTATTTAATCCGGTTTCCAATACTCCAAAACTCACAAAACTGTTTGTGGCTTCAGGTTCCAGAATTTCGGTGAGCAAGGGGGCATTTTTTTGATTTGTAGGTATGATAAAAGTCCCTTTTGGAAATTTTATGGTTTTCTCAATGAACTCGGTTTTTACACTTTGCCTGATCATTTTTTCGTAGGGTTCATCTTTATTATCAAATTCAGTCACTAAATAACCTTTAACCGTATATTCGGTATCTTCTTCAAGTGTATTGGTTTTTATGCCTAATACATTTAATTTTTTAATTAATTCGCTACACTCTTTATCAATTAAATAAGCTTGCGGTATCTCTCTTACCAGTTTAGGTTCCGATTGTAAAGCATCCCTTACCGTAATTTCCAAATCCATTAAATCGTAAGTGTCTAAATCAATCACCTGAATGGTGTCTTTATAAACTTTTCGCTTACTTTTCACTACACTTTTTGTTGCACAGTTTTGGGCTTTTACTATTTCATTTTTAATTTGATCACTATTATCATAGGCTGTCTTTAAATAAGAAGCGGCTATTGAAAATGTAGTGGCAATTCGCCTTTTAAATGATGTTCTGCCCAGGTGTACACCCCTTACTTCAATTAAAGAAGAGATGGTGTTGGTAAGCGCATACGAGGTAGCACTTGAACGGGCATGAATAGACCCCAGGGTAAAATGTGTTTCGCCCGAGTAAGTGGCGGTAGCCATATAATCGTGGTAGCGTAAGCTGTTTTTATCCAGTTCTTTTCTTGCATTTTCCACAAAAAGGGAGTCTGTTGCCTTTCTCATATTTTCAGGAATATTCAAATTGCCGCTATACAAAAACATAATATCGTAAAGAGCGGCAACCCCGAAACTTCCCATTTTAGCAAAATCTCTTCTGTAAGGATTAAACTCATGAAAGTCGACTCCCACTTGAGGGTTGAAGTCTGAAAATGCCTGTTTAAGGACAATACTTTCCGGAGCCATAAGTTTTGTCTGGTCACGGTTAAGGTCCAATCCGTTGGCAGCATAACGACTTTGTTTAAGATAGCCGTCAATATTGGCCATTGGCACCACTTTCAGGTCAATTTTATCCAGCAAATAAGTATAGGAAGAATTGTTTAAAAGTGTATGAAGTAAATAAAGGAGACCTTCCGTACTTGCAGGTTCATTACCATGTAGGCCTCCCTGCATCCATACTTTAATTTTTTCATTGTCAGAGCCGGAATTTGTTAGCCTTATTAAGGGTATGTTGTATCCTTTTTGTGTTTCACCAATGTATTCTATGGTTACATAACCGGGATGTGAAGCTTTTAAGCTGTTCAGGAAGGAAGTCAATTCATCATAATCTGTATAACCTCTCTTTTTTTGAAGTGCCGGGGTAACGTTTTCAATACTGTCGGCATCAGGAAAATATCGTTCAGTAATTTTTTTAGACTGAGGATTGAGTTGAGCTGTCACATACATGACACTTAACAAACCGATAATTATAAAGGTGCTTTTTTTCATCTTTAAAAAGAAAAGGTTAACATTAATCTTGCAATCCATTCGTTGCCATCTATAGGGTTACCTCCGTTATCATTTATAGAGTCGCCGTCTACATAGGTAAATGAAGTTTGTATTTTGGCTCCGTAATTACGTGCCAGGTACTTGCTTAAACCTATTGTATAGTAATTGGGGCGGCTGTAAAATGTATCATTGTTTAAAAACGAATTGGTGTCGGCTTTTAAATGAGTATATCTTGCATCTACAGAATAACCGCTTTTAAAAAGGTAGCCTAACTGAAGGTTGTACCCTTCTCCCAGCATCATACGCCCTTTTACATAATTTTCCACATCTTGTTCACCATCCACCTCAAAAGAAGTGGAAATAGAGCCACTGTTAAGTATGCGTTTTGTAATATCGGAGGGTACGGTAGCTGAGGTTTTTACATATTCGCCTAAAGCGGAAAAACCATTGTATTTAAACAAAAAGTCAATGCCGTATTTAGTGTAATCGGGTAGTGATTCTTCGTCATTATCATTCAGGTAAATGATGTCGCCACTTCCTCTACCTCTTCGGCTGCTCATCCCGTTGTTGTGGCTGTAATTTACTCCTATAGCTAATTTTGGGGATCGTTCCCGCATTACATCAGCCTGCCTGAATTGCCCGAAGTTGGTGAAAAGACCAAAGGGTAAAAAGTCAATTCTTCCTCCTACTTTTAACCCGCCGTGGTCTTTTCCAAAAACATTTCCTCCGTCTCCGTTAGTAAGAACAAAGTAAGGTCTTAAATAACTGCCTCCTCCGGACCTGAAGTTACCCTGTAAAAACAATCCGAATTCCCTGATAGATGCAAAAGCTGAAGTAAGTCTGCTTCGTTCTACCAATTGAAGGGTATTGGAAGACATGAATAATTCACGATTGTCGGTGTAGGTAGATCGCTGCCCGAACGAAACTTTAATACGGTTGGTGAGTTCATAAGAAATATAGGCATCCATGAGGTAATTGGTGTCTCCGTCATCAGCTTCTGATGCGCCACTTAAATCCACCTGAAAACGGTAACTAAACCTCTTATTGGCCGATTCACCATCAAATCTTAGCCTGGCACGCCGCATCCTGAATCTGTTTGCAGCATCCAGATCATCTGCATCAGTATAGTGTTTTGTTTCAAAATAAGGTTGTATAAATCCACTTATTTTCAGTTCTTTTCCATCGGTAGTACTAAATTGTAAGCCTTCACCAAACTGATAGGAGTTTAGCCGGACATTCTGGCTATGAGACCTGGAAAAGATAAGTAACAGGCAAGCCCATAAAAATATTTTATAGAATTTCATATTTATATTATTATAACTACGATTCAAAATTTCCTTTTACTATAATTTTGGTATCCTCCATCATATGTTGTCCACGGGCAAACACATCCAGAAGGTTAAAATCTTTATCAAAGGCACATATATCCGCATCGCACCCCACTTCCAGTTTCCCTTTATATGCCAGTCCCAGGTTTTTTGCAGGGTTTGCGGTAATAAGCCTGAAAGCATCTTCTATAGGTACTCCGCCTTTTTGTATTAAA includes:
- a CDS encoding M14 family metallopeptidase produces the protein MKKSTFIIIGLLSVMYVTAQLNPQSKKITERYFPDADSIENVTPALQKKRGYTDYDELTSFLNSLKASHPGYVTIEYIGETQKGYNIPLIRLTNSGSDNEKIKVWMQGGLHGNEPASTEGLLYLLHTLLNNSSYTYLLDKIDLKVVPMANIDGYLKQSRYAANGLDLNRDQTKLMAPESIVLKQAFSDFNPQVGVDFHEFNPYRRDFAKMGSFGVAALYDIMFLYSGNLNIPENMRKATDSLFVENARKELDKNSLRYHDYMATATYSGETHFTLGSIHARSSATSYALTNTISSLIEVRGVHLGRTSFKRRIATTFSIAASYLKTAYDNSDQIKNEIVKAQNCATKSVVKSKRKVYKDTIQVIDLDTYDLMDLEITVRDALQSEPKLVREIPQAYLIDKECSELIKKLNVLGIKTNTLEEDTEYTVKGYLVTEFDNKDEPYEKMIRQSVKTEFIEKTIKFPKGTFIIPTNQKNAPLLTEILEPEATNSFVSFGVLETGLNKELPIYRLSKKN
- a CDS encoding DUF6691 family protein — protein: MKGIIYLVVGILFGTIMFKSEAASWFRIYEMFQFDSFHMYGIIGSALVVGIIGVQIIKRFKLKSFNGEEIVIPPKDKSISRYLFGGIIFGFGWALAGACPGPMFTLLGAGYFPIIIVIISAIFGTFMYGVLRDKLPH
- a CDS encoding sulfatase-like hydrolase/transferase; translation: MKKSVLTLTVIIIFLCVTTGNAQKNKSPKIVLITMDGFRWQEFYTGADPLLITNKEFVEDTTFLKTRFWRDNEKERREALMPFLWKEAIHRGQFHGNRKENSRVNLTNNMWFSYPGYNEILSGKADDKRINSNDKIDNPNVTVLEIINNKPAYKGKVAAFGSWDVFPYIINENRSGVPVNAGFETATGDLSEREEFLNELQEQIPSPWGSVRLDAFTHHYALEYIKKNHPEVVYIAYGETDDFAHDGDYQAYLKSAHTTDSMIKELWEFTQNDDFYKDNTIFLISTDHGRGTEPLETWKHHGTKIKNAGEVWFITFGHNIKVKGEVKDDEQLYSNQFAPTILQLLGMKVDKSMIEGRPLNIYE
- a CDS encoding OprO/OprP family phosphate-selective porin; translation: MKFYKIFLWACLLLIFSRSHSQNVRLNSYQFGEGLQFSTTDGKELKISGFIQPYFETKHYTDADDLDAANRFRMRRARLRFDGESANKRFSYRFQVDLSGASEADDGDTNYLMDAYISYELTNRIKVSFGQRSTYTDNRELFMSSNTLQLVERSRLTSAFASIREFGLFLQGNFRSGGGSYLRPYFVLTNGDGGNVFGKDHGGLKVGGRIDFLPFGLFTNFGQFRQADVMRERSPKLAIGVNYSHNNGMSSRRGRGSGDIIYLNDNDEESLPDYTKYGIDFLFKYNGFSALGEYVKTSATVPSDITKRILNSGSISTSFEVDGEQDVENYVKGRMMLGEGYNLQLGYLFKSGYSVDARYTHLKADTNSFLNNDTFYSRPNYYTIGLSKYLARNYGAKIQTSFTYVDGDSINDNGGNPIDGNEWIARLMLTFSF